The Desulfovibrio sp. G11 region GGTCAGTCATAATCTGTCACTGGCAGCCCACTATGCCACGCATATCATCTGCCTAAACAAAAAGGTCTGCGCAGAGGGCGCCCCCCATGAAGCCCTTGGAGCCTCTACCTTGATGCAGCTTTTTGGCGTGCCTATCCACCTTTATCCCGACCAGTGCGATCCGGCTGATCCCTCCTGCCCGCAATGTGGGGCCGTATGCGCCCCGGAACGTCTGCTGCCGGACTATGCCAGCGTGAAGCGTCGGTCCGAAGCGCACCGGCCGCAGGATGCCCCGGCAGTGCATGCAGCACAGGGTGCTGTGAAAAAGGGTAAAACCCATGCCGCAAAGGAGAGTGACCATGCCTGAACTTGCATGGGCATATGATCTTTTGGGCCGTTTGCCGCTGGACTGCCTGCAGTTACGCTTTATGCAGCAGGCCCTGTTCGGCCTGCTGTTGTTGGCGCCTATGGCTTCCGTCCTCGGAGTGGAGGTCATCAGCTTTCGCATGGCGTTTTTTTCTGACGCCATCGGACATTCCGCCTTTGCCGGTGTAGCCCTGGGACTGATTCTTGCCGTGGACCCGCATATATCCATGCCGCTTTTCGGCCTGCTGGTGGGGCTTGGCATCATGGCCGTCCGGCGGCGGAGCAGCCTTTCTTCGGATACGGTCATTGGCATCGTGTTTTCTGCCGTGGTGGCTTTCGGCCTGGCTGTGGTCAGCCGCGTCCCAGGCGTGGCCCGTGATATGCAGCGTTTTTTGTACGGTGACATTCTTACCATTACAGAAGGCGAAACAGGCTTTCTGCTTGTGCTCTTTCTGGTTATGCTGCTTTTTCAGGCGGCTGGCTATAACAGGCTGCTGTACATTGCCCTTAATCCGGTAATGGCCAGGGTGCACGGGGTGCGCGTGGCGTTGTGGCAATATACTTTTGCCGGTCTGTTGGCTTTGGTGGTGATGTTTTCCGTATGGGCCGTGGGCGTACTGCTTGTCACGGCACTGCTTATAGTGCCTGCGGCCACGGCCCGGAATCTGGCACGCACGGCGGGCGGCATGTTCTGGTGGGCCTTGCTGGTGGGGCTGAGTTCGGCCTTTATCGGCCTGGTTCTTTCGGCACAGGAGTGGATGGCCACCGCCAGCGGAGCCACGGTTATTCTTGTGGC contains the following coding sequences:
- a CDS encoding metal ABC transporter permease; translation: MPELAWAYDLLGRLPLDCLQLRFMQQALFGLLLLAPMASVLGVEVISFRMAFFSDAIGHSAFAGVALGLILAVDPHISMPLFGLLVGLGIMAVRRRSSLSSDTVIGIVFSAVVAFGLAVVSRVPGVARDMQRFLYGDILTITEGETGFLLVLFLVMLLFQAAGYNRLLYIALNPVMARVHGVRVALWQYTFAGLLALVVMFSVWAVGVLLVTALLIVPAATARNLARTAGGMFWWALLVGLSSAFIGLVLSAQEWMATASGATVILVACCWFAVSALVAGLRGSRKGA